In one window of Lewinella sp. 4G2 DNA:
- the secA gene encoding preprotein translocase subunit SecA translates to MAGGFTKFIKNLFGSKQDRDVATYEPIVQQVNEVYNTLQGLSNDELRGRTTMLRGRINEYLAEIDAEIERLTTLAEEEADFHRKDAIYKKVDELKKNRDEELEVVLKEILPEAFATVKEAARRLTEDEELRVTATQADRDLAANEKKDHIRIEGDTAIYSNKWTAAGGEIVWKMVHYDVQLIGGMALHEGKIAEMQTGEGKTLVATLPAYLNGLSGQGVHVITVNDYLARRDAEWIGPLMEFLQLSINCIDYHRPNSPGRRAAYQCDIVYGTNNEFGFDYLRDNMVRNIADKTQGKHHYAMIDEVDSVLIDDARTPLIISGPVTGSTDDRDYEELKPHIEKLVAEQQRLANKFLTQAKKLAKEGYLGVEDGEAGFPLLRAYRALPNSRPLTKFLSEDGIRTLLQKTENTFMAEKNKRMPEVDAELLFTIDAKNKQVDLTPKGVEYLSRYNQDPEFFIMPNLATDMAEVDNRTDISDEEKSLAKNKIAQDFGVKSKRLHAIRQLLKAYTLFTIDDDYVVQDGQVKIVDVQTGRMMEGRRYSDGLHQALESKENVKIGEITQTYATVTLQNFFRMYHKLAGMTGTAETEAGEFWDIYKLDVVVIPTNRPIQRDDRNDLIYKTEREKFNAVVNDVQEITQAGRPVLVGTTSVEISEKLSRYLRSRGIEHNVLNAKQHQREADIVAEAGRPGQVTIATNMAGRGTDIKLSDEVKQAGGLAIIGTERHDSRRVDRQLRGRSGRQGDPGSSQFYVSLEDRLMRYFQSERISKWMDRAGHKEGDVIQAGIVTKSIENAQKKVEENAFGTRKRLLEYDDVMNIQREAIYRKRDNALSGKRLALDIHSMFEGLLDDITFQNKQNGDFDSFRFDVLRILGFETKIDAAFFKETKEVNDIADRLLEEFQGFYHSKMLLLVDRVMPHIRQIQEDQPGRYKRIVIPFTDGSTHPLAITADIEKAIESNGRSIISDIEQTVTLAIIDDNWKEHLRSMDELKTSTNLASFEQKDPLVIYKMEAYKLFEGLIRRINETTTAYLAKGDLVLQRAEDVQEAKAPTRQPAQEQVTTNKREAEAAAAQKAADNAGQAQRQKVETFQRKEAKVKRNDPCPCGSGKKFKQCHGK, encoded by the coding sequence ATGGCCGGTGGCTTCACTAAATTCATTAAAAATCTCTTTGGCTCGAAACAGGACCGGGACGTAGCTACCTACGAACCTATCGTCCAGCAGGTCAATGAAGTATACAATACGCTACAGGGGCTCTCCAACGACGAACTCCGGGGGCGGACAACCATGCTCCGCGGCCGCATCAATGAATACCTCGCCGAAATCGACGCCGAGATCGAACGGCTGACAACGCTCGCCGAAGAGGAAGCAGACTTCCACCGCAAGGATGCCATCTACAAAAAGGTAGACGAGCTGAAGAAGAACCGCGATGAGGAACTCGAGGTCGTACTTAAAGAAATCCTTCCCGAAGCCTTCGCTACCGTGAAGGAAGCCGCCCGCCGGCTCACCGAAGACGAGGAACTCCGCGTAACCGCTACCCAGGCGGACCGTGACCTCGCCGCCAACGAAAAGAAAGACCACATCCGCATTGAAGGCGATACGGCCATCTACAGCAATAAATGGACGGCCGCCGGTGGCGAAATTGTGTGGAAAATGGTTCACTACGACGTGCAGCTCATCGGTGGTATGGCCCTTCACGAAGGCAAGATCGCCGAGATGCAAACGGGTGAGGGTAAGACGCTCGTCGCCACCCTCCCGGCCTACCTGAATGGCCTCAGTGGCCAGGGCGTCCACGTCATTACCGTGAACGATTACCTCGCCCGACGGGATGCAGAGTGGATTGGCCCATTGATGGAGTTCCTCCAACTCAGCATCAACTGTATCGACTACCACCGCCCCAACAGCCCCGGCCGCCGTGCGGCTTACCAGTGCGACATAGTGTACGGTACTAACAACGAATTCGGCTTCGATTACCTGCGGGACAATATGGTCCGCAACATCGCCGACAAGACCCAGGGTAAGCACCACTACGCGATGATCGATGAGGTCGATTCCGTCCTGATCGACGATGCCCGGACGCCCCTCATCATTTCTGGCCCGGTGACGGGAAGTACGGATGACCGCGACTACGAAGAGCTCAAGCCCCACATTGAAAAACTGGTAGCCGAGCAACAGCGCCTGGCCAACAAATTCCTCACCCAGGCCAAGAAACTTGCTAAGGAAGGATACCTCGGCGTGGAAGACGGGGAAGCTGGTTTCCCCCTCCTCCGGGCGTACCGCGCGCTACCCAACAGCCGCCCCCTCACGAAATTCCTCTCCGAAGACGGTATCCGTACCCTCCTGCAAAAAACGGAGAACACCTTCATGGCCGAGAAGAACAAACGGATGCCCGAAGTGGACGCCGAACTGCTCTTCACCATTGATGCTAAGAACAAACAAGTTGACCTTACTCCGAAGGGCGTAGAATACCTCAGCCGCTACAACCAGGATCCGGAATTCTTCATCATGCCTAACCTCGCCACCGACATGGCCGAGGTGGATAACCGGACGGACATTTCCGACGAAGAAAAGTCGTTGGCCAAGAATAAGATTGCCCAAGACTTCGGCGTCAAATCAAAGCGCCTCCACGCCATCCGCCAGTTGCTGAAGGCCTACACGCTCTTTACGATCGATGATGATTACGTGGTCCAGGACGGGCAGGTGAAGATCGTCGACGTCCAGACCGGCCGGATGATGGAAGGCCGCCGTTACTCGGATGGTCTCCACCAGGCGCTGGAATCCAAGGAGAACGTCAAGATTGGTGAGATCACCCAAACCTACGCAACGGTGACGCTGCAGAACTTCTTCCGCATGTACCACAAGCTGGCCGGTATGACCGGTACGGCCGAGACGGAAGCAGGAGAATTCTGGGACATCTACAAGCTGGACGTTGTGGTGATCCCCACTAACCGCCCCATCCAACGGGATGACCGTAATGACCTCATCTACAAAACCGAACGGGAGAAATTCAACGCCGTCGTTAACGACGTGCAGGAGATCACCCAGGCTGGTCGCCCCGTCCTCGTAGGTACGACCTCCGTAGAGATCAGTGAGAAACTGAGCCGGTACCTCCGTTCACGGGGCATCGAACACAACGTACTGAACGCCAAGCAACACCAGCGCGAGGCGGATATTGTCGCTGAGGCGGGCCGGCCCGGTCAGGTTACCATCGCTACCAACATGGCGGGCCGGGGTACGGACATCAAACTGAGCGACGAGGTGAAGCAGGCCGGTGGCCTCGCCATCATTGGTACCGAGCGCCACGATAGCCGGCGGGTGGACCGCCAGTTGCGCGGTCGTTCCGGGCGCCAGGGAGACCCTGGTTCCAGCCAATTCTACGTATCGCTGGAGGACCGCCTGATGCGCTACTTCCAATCCGAACGGATCTCCAAGTGGATGGACCGCGCCGGCCACAAGGAAGGCGACGTCATCCAGGCGGGCATCGTGACGAAGTCCATCGAGAACGCTCAGAAAAAGGTCGAGGAAAACGCTTTCGGTACTCGTAAGCGCCTCCTGGAATACGATGACGTAATGAACATCCAGCGGGAGGCTATCTACCGCAAGCGGGACAACGCTCTGAGTGGTAAACGCCTGGCTTTGGATATCCATTCCATGTTCGAGGGCTTGCTCGACGACATCACCTTCCAGAATAAGCAGAATGGAGACTTTGACAGCTTCCGCTTCGACGTGCTGCGCATCCTCGGATTCGAGACCAAGATCGATGCGGCCTTCTTCAAGGAGACGAAGGAAGTGAATGATATTGCTGATCGCCTGCTGGAGGAATTCCAGGGTTTCTACCACAGCAAAATGTTGCTATTGGTGGATCGCGTGATGCCTCACATCCGTCAGATTCAGGAGGACCAGCCCGGGCGTTACAAGCGTATCGTGATTCCGTTTACGGATGGCTCTACTCACCCGCTAGCCATTACGGCTGATATCGAAAAGGCCATCGAAAGCAACGGCCGGAGCATCATCTCCGACATCGAGCAGACCGTAACCTTAGCCATCATCGATGATAACTGGAAGGAGCACCTGCGTTCCATGGATGAACTGAAGACCTCCACCAACCTGGCCTCCTTCGAGCAAAAGGACCCACTGGTGATCTACAAGATGGAAGCCTATAAGCTCTTCGAAGGCCTTATCCGCCGAATCAACGAAACCACTACGGCTTACCTCGCCAAGGGTGACCTCGTGCTACAGCGGGCTGAGGATGTTCAGGAGGCCAAGGCTCCAACACGTCAGCCCGCTCAGGAGCAGGTAACCACCAACAAGCGAGAAGCGGAAGCCGCCGCCGCCCAGAAAGCAGCGGATAATGCCGGCCAGGCCCAAAGGCAAAAGGTGGAGACTTTCCAACGTAAGGAGGCCAAGGTGAAGCGTAACGACCCCTGCCCCTGTGGTAGTGGTAAGAAGTTCAAGCAGTGCCACGGTAAATAA
- the deoC gene encoding deoxyribose-phosphate aldolase, whose protein sequence is MKELIDHTFLAAECTGADVDRICQEALDHGFRAVCVPPYFVTRAQKLLSGSDVLLATVVAFPNGYQETAVKVQEIRRAMDEGADELDIVINIAAVKSGDWSYVRSDIESVSTTARLKGKVSKLIVEASTLTEEELKQVCDICNDVKPNFVKTSTGSRGGATVEQVKFLRANLVEEIKIKASGGIRDKAFAEELVAAGADRIGTSAGIALLA, encoded by the coding sequence TTGAAAGAGCTGATTGATCATACTTTTCTAGCTGCCGAATGTACCGGGGCGGACGTGGACCGTATCTGCCAGGAGGCGTTGGACCACGGCTTCCGGGCTGTTTGTGTGCCACCCTACTTCGTAACCCGGGCCCAGAAACTGCTATCGGGTAGTGACGTGCTGTTAGCAACCGTCGTTGCCTTTCCGAATGGTTACCAGGAAACTGCGGTCAAGGTGCAGGAAATTCGCCGGGCCATGGATGAGGGGGCGGACGAATTAGACATCGTCATCAATATTGCTGCGGTAAAATCCGGAGATTGGAGTTACGTCCGCTCGGATATCGAATCCGTCTCTACTACGGCCCGCCTCAAGGGCAAGGTATCTAAACTGATTGTGGAGGCCAGCACGCTGACGGAGGAGGAGCTCAAGCAGGTGTGTGACATTTGCAATGACGTGAAGCCTAACTTCGTTAAAACCTCCACGGGCTCCCGGGGAGGGGCCACCGTCGAGCAAGTAAAATTCTTACGGGCGAACCTGGTGGAGGAGATCAAGATTAAAGCTAGCGGAGGCATCCGCGATAAAGCGTTTGCCGAAGAACTCGTTGCGGCTGGTGCGGACCGGATTGGTACCTCCGCCGGAATTGCCCTACTGGCCTAA
- a CDS encoding phosphotransferase, which produces MIELQADTPTGIAGYLRERQFLRTGETLMSVTKAGEGNMNVTLLVTTSERQFVLKQSRPYVAKYPSIPAPIARIDVEYQYLSAAAEDPELAGHHPAVLDYDAANYTLLLEYLEGAEDMIYVYEEGRSISRTQLRSLLNYLSVLHRVNVKDFPANEELKALNAAHIFELPFNPDNGFPLDDFLPGLANVAAVYQYDKKLRAKALELGAQYRAAGRQLIHGDFYPGSFMRRKGEVFVIDGEFAHRGAPEFDLGVLMAHLLLSEAEPELLTEIDRSYRKPPGFNAKLAREFCYVEVIRRIIGIAQLPLSLTLGQRKSLLEQARIGLQ; this is translated from the coding sequence ATGATCGAATTACAAGCTGATACGCCAACCGGTATCGCGGGCTACCTACGGGAGCGCCAATTTCTACGGACGGGGGAAACCCTTATGTCCGTTACTAAAGCGGGGGAGGGGAACATGAACGTGACTCTATTGGTAACGACGAGTGAACGGCAGTTCGTCCTCAAACAAAGCCGGCCCTACGTGGCTAAGTACCCGAGTATTCCGGCGCCGATCGCGCGGATTGACGTTGAATACCAGTACCTGAGCGCCGCGGCGGAAGACCCCGAACTGGCCGGCCACCACCCCGCGGTTCTAGATTATGATGCCGCCAACTACACTTTGCTGTTGGAGTATCTGGAGGGCGCCGAGGATATGATCTACGTTTACGAGGAAGGCCGTTCCATCAGCCGAACCCAGTTGCGGAGCTTATTGAATTACCTCTCGGTCTTGCACCGGGTGAACGTAAAGGATTTCCCCGCCAACGAAGAACTCAAAGCGCTGAACGCCGCCCACATTTTTGAGCTGCCCTTCAATCCCGACAACGGTTTCCCGCTAGACGATTTCCTGCCCGGCCTGGCCAACGTCGCCGCGGTTTACCAGTACGATAAAAAGCTTCGGGCGAAAGCGCTGGAACTCGGAGCGCAGTACCGCGCGGCTGGCCGCCAGCTTATTCACGGTGATTTTTACCCCGGCAGTTTCATGCGCCGTAAGGGTGAGGTGTTCGTCATCGACGGAGAGTTCGCCCACCGGGGGGCGCCGGAGTTTGATCTCGGCGTACTCATGGCACACTTGCTGCTCTCCGAGGCCGAGCCGGAACTCCTTACCGAGATCGACCGCAGCTACCGTAAACCACCGGGTTTCAACGCCAAACTGGCGCGGGAATTCTGCTACGTGGAGGTCATTCGCCGCATCATCGGTATCGCCCAGTTACCACTCTCGCTCACGTTGGGCCAGCGGAAATCATTGCTCGAGCAGGCCCGGATTGGCCTCCAATAA
- a CDS encoding DUF5916 domain-containing protein, protein MRSLLLVLFLLPVSLWAQFDAATADLPPSATATRFTETIQLDGRLDEAQWTNSQPATNFWETFPADTGRVSDQTEIYFGFDDRNLYIGAKCYVQGQDFVVPSLRRDYRAGGNDNLTFVLNPFKDKTNAIVFGMNPLGVTREALIYNGGENGSDFREEWDNKWRGQSYIGEGFYSMELIIPYTSLRFPDGDTQWYFNAYRFDTQSNTRSTWHRIPQNQMIMSLAYMGTIDFIGGAPQAQGKNLTVIPYLSGNFSRDYQEGTPSDWGGNIGGDAKVGIGSGLNLDLTVNPDFSQVEVDEQVINTSRFEIFFPERRQFFLENADLFGSFGFSRTNPFFSRRIGVTRDTTTGEGLQNPIYFGARLSGKANDDLRVGLLNMQAQDNFDQGLPSYNYTVGAVQQRVGTRSSIGGIIVNKQNFGEFADTSEVNANFNRVIGFDYNLVTSNNRWTGKTFLHRSFSEGEDGDDYVHGFNLEYNVRNWNVDYDHAYVGEDYNAEVGFVPRKGFFTTGLTARRIDYPTNPNVVEKGPSINARAFFQPDDGLTDRSVELGYGWSYTNTQQLRAELEYNYIFLFDEFDPTRSDATPLPGNRGYEFTTARASYRTDRRKRFSSSFEVQGGEFFNGYRYGFGGGLVYRYQPFGAINLRMNYQYIDLPEPYASTSLFLIGPRIDLTFSKSVFLTTFVQYNDQIENVNLNARLQWRFAPVSDFFLVYTDNYDSLDLSVKNRAVVAKVSYWLGL, encoded by the coding sequence TTGCGCTCACTCCTTCTGGTTTTATTCCTGCTGCCGGTAAGCCTGTGGGCTCAGTTTGATGCCGCCACTGCAGACCTACCACCGAGCGCTACCGCTACCCGCTTTACCGAGACCATTCAGCTCGATGGGAGATTAGACGAGGCCCAGTGGACGAATAGTCAACCGGCCACGAACTTCTGGGAAACTTTCCCTGCGGATACCGGACGCGTCAGCGACCAGACCGAGATCTACTTCGGCTTCGACGATAGGAACCTCTACATCGGCGCCAAATGCTACGTGCAGGGGCAAGACTTCGTAGTACCGAGTCTCCGCCGCGATTACCGGGCTGGTGGTAACGACAACCTGACCTTCGTACTCAATCCCTTCAAGGATAAGACCAACGCCATCGTCTTCGGGATGAATCCACTGGGCGTTACCCGCGAAGCCCTTATTTACAACGGTGGGGAAAATGGCAGCGACTTCCGGGAAGAATGGGACAACAAATGGCGGGGCCAATCCTACATCGGCGAGGGATTCTACTCCATGGAACTCATCATCCCCTACACCAGCCTCCGTTTTCCGGATGGGGATACGCAGTGGTACTTCAACGCCTACCGTTTTGACACCCAGTCCAACACCCGCTCCACCTGGCACCGGATTCCCCAGAACCAGATGATCATGAGCTTGGCTTACATGGGGACGATCGACTTCATCGGCGGCGCCCCCCAGGCCCAGGGGAAGAACCTGACCGTCATCCCCTACCTCAGTGGCAACTTCAGCCGTGACTACCAGGAAGGAACACCCAGCGATTGGGGTGGCAACATCGGTGGAGACGCCAAAGTCGGAATCGGATCCGGCCTGAACCTGGACCTCACCGTCAACCCCGACTTCAGCCAGGTGGAAGTCGACGAGCAGGTGATCAACACCAGCCGTTTTGAGATCTTTTTTCCGGAGCGGCGCCAATTCTTTCTGGAGAACGCCGATCTCTTCGGCAGTTTTGGTTTCTCTCGCACCAACCCCTTCTTCAGCCGGCGAATCGGCGTCACCCGCGATACGACTACGGGGGAGGGCCTCCAAAACCCCATCTACTTCGGTGCCCGCCTCAGCGGAAAGGCCAACGACGACTTACGGGTCGGCCTCCTAAACATGCAGGCGCAGGATAATTTCGACCAGGGTTTACCCAGCTATAACTATACCGTTGGGGCGGTGCAACAGCGGGTAGGGACGCGCTCAAGCATCGGCGGCATCATCGTCAATAAGCAAAACTTTGGTGAATTTGCGGATACCTCCGAAGTCAACGCCAACTTTAACCGGGTGATCGGCTTCGATTACAATCTGGTCACCTCCAATAATCGGTGGACGGGCAAGACCTTCCTCCATCGCAGTTTCTCCGAAGGGGAAGATGGAGATGATTACGTTCACGGATTCAATCTGGAATACAATGTCCGTAATTGGAACGTGGATTACGACCACGCTTACGTAGGCGAAGATTACAACGCCGAAGTTGGTTTCGTCCCGCGTAAAGGTTTCTTCACCACCGGGCTGACGGCGCGGCGGATCGATTACCCTACCAACCCGAACGTCGTGGAAAAGGGGCCGAGCATCAACGCCCGGGCCTTCTTCCAACCCGATGATGGCCTCACGGACCGGTCGGTGGAACTGGGCTACGGCTGGTCCTACACCAACACCCAGCAACTGCGGGCGGAGTTGGAGTATAACTACATCTTCCTTTTCGACGAGTTCGACCCCACCCGTTCTGATGCGACTCCCCTGCCCGGTAACCGGGGCTACGAGTTCACGACGGCCCGGGCCAGTTACCGGACGGACCGCCGCAAGCGCTTCAGCAGCAGTTTTGAAGTGCAGGGCGGAGAGTTCTTTAATGGTTACCGCTACGGTTTCGGCGGAGGTCTGGTGTACCGCTACCAACCCTTCGGGGCGATCAACCTGCGGATGAATTACCAGTACATCGACCTTCCGGAACCCTACGCGAGCACCTCCCTCTTCCTGATTGGCCCACGGATCGACCTCACCTTCAGCAAATCGGTGTTCCTGACCACCTTCGTACAGTACAACGACCAAATTGAAAACGTCAACCTGAACGCCCGCCTCCAGTGGCGTTTTGCCCCGGTATCAGATTTCTTCCTGGTATATACGGATAACTACGATAGCCTGGACCTGTCGGTGAAGAACCGGGCGGTCGTGGCAAAGGTCAGTTACTGGTTAGGCTTATAA
- a CDS encoding SPOR domain-containing protein: MMRILSVLFTWSLLSTCVSAQASVSVNVDPRVETLMDLFVRSNEATNKVSGWRVQILATTDRARLETVEADFKVNYPNIPVDWVHTKPYYKLRAGAFLTKQEAERLKFTLNRQFEGVYLVKDDVKKSELLRMY, from the coding sequence ATGATGCGTATCCTGTCCGTCCTTTTTACTTGGTCCTTACTCAGTACCTGCGTCAGCGCCCAGGCGAGTGTAAGCGTGAATGTAGACCCCCGCGTGGAAACGTTGATGGATCTGTTCGTGCGTTCAAACGAAGCGACCAACAAGGTATCCGGATGGCGAGTACAAATTTTGGCTACGACGGACCGCGCCCGCCTGGAAACGGTGGAGGCGGACTTCAAAGTGAACTACCCAAATATCCCGGTGGATTGGGTACACACTAAGCCCTACTACAAACTCCGGGCCGGCGCTTTCCTCACGAAACAGGAGGCCGAGCGACTGAAATTTACCCTCAACCGCCAGTTTGAAGGCGTCTACCTGGTGAAGGATGACGTGAAGAAGTCCGAGCTACTACGCATGTACTAG
- a CDS encoding rhodanese-like domain-containing protein, whose amino-acid sequence MSSGPPACPIPRWQILKQELVNVGPAEFDKLRATAPAGTVLDVRAPTEFETYHLEGAVNMNYLGPDFLEEMERLDPDTQYLVYCRSGRRSVRACTLMRNAGITKLIHLDGGINAYEL is encoded by the coding sequence ATGTCCTCCGGCCCTCCCGCTTGCCCCATTCCCCGCTGGCAGATCCTCAAACAGGAACTCGTCAACGTCGGACCCGCAGAATTTGACAAGCTGCGCGCCACCGCCCCGGCGGGTACGGTGCTGGACGTCCGCGCCCCCACCGAATTCGAGACTTACCATCTGGAAGGCGCAGTCAATATGAACTACCTAGGTCCGGATTTTCTTGAGGAAATGGAGCGACTCGATCCTGACACGCAATACCTCGTTTACTGCCGCAGCGGCCGTCGTTCGGTGCGCGCCTGCACCCTCATGCGCAATGCCGGCATCACTAAACTCATCCACCTGGACGGTGGCATCAACGCCTACGAACTATGA
- a CDS encoding NAD-dependent epimerase/dehydratase family protein, whose product MTDDNSKLKVAILGTGWLGTALAKSLCDRGLQVHAAKTTEAGRDELAQALPLRAFVVKLPEPIPAAFLVGITHLVITIPPGGRRFKEATTEKYLEQIRAITQACSDRTKSLRVIFCSSTGVYGSTSGTVDEETEVAPETHSSRAIVTVEDYLRSTFPRLTILRFAGLIGPGRHPGRFYGGKEMAVSRADAPVNLIEQQDAVTAIELAILDHDILGVYNVCAAAHPTKRAFYGAAAGALQLDIKAFEPGGEGDKRIDSQKLRAAGWAPKNDGLKINELKV is encoded by the coding sequence ATGACGGACGACAATTCTAAATTAAAAGTGGCCATCCTCGGGACTGGTTGGTTGGGTACGGCACTGGCGAAAAGCCTTTGTGATCGGGGGCTTCAGGTACACGCTGCCAAGACGACCGAAGCTGGAAGAGATGAGCTTGCCCAAGCCTTACCACTCCGAGCGTTCGTGGTGAAATTACCGGAGCCCATCCCTGCAGCCTTTCTGGTTGGCATTACCCACTTGGTCATTACTATCCCGCCCGGTGGCCGTCGTTTTAAAGAAGCGACGACCGAAAAGTATTTGGAACAAATTCGTGCCATCACTCAAGCCTGCAGTGATCGGACAAAAAGCCTTCGCGTCATCTTTTGCAGTAGCACCGGCGTGTACGGCTCAACCTCCGGAACGGTGGATGAAGAGACGGAAGTAGCCCCCGAGACTCATTCTTCCCGCGCCATCGTTACCGTGGAAGACTACCTCCGTTCCACCTTTCCCCGTCTGACCATCCTGCGTTTTGCCGGTCTCATCGGGCCGGGCCGCCACCCGGGCAGGTTCTACGGTGGCAAAGAAATGGCGGTCTCCCGCGCGGACGCGCCCGTCAACTTGATCGAACAACAAGATGCAGTAACGGCAATAGAGCTAGCTATTCTCGACCACGACATTCTGGGAGTGTATAATGTCTGCGCCGCGGCACACCCCACAAAACGGGCATTTTACGGCGCTGCCGCAGGTGCCCTGCAATTGGATATCAAAGCCTTTGAGCCGGGGGGAGAGGGCGATAAACGAATTGATAGCCAGAAACTTCGGGCCGCCGGTTGGGCACCAAAAAATGATGGTTTGAAAATAAATGAGCTAAAGGTGTGA
- a CDS encoding rhodanese-like domain-containing protein, with protein sequence MIFRTLCFLFCLLTVTACNSQSGADAGAVNGSETGQAPTVHQDLTAEEFAAKMKESNTVVLDVRTRGEIARGKIEGAVELDYRSPNFAAELAALDPDKTYLVYCASGGRSAKACTAMDELGYGEVYNLLGGYGAWKK encoded by the coding sequence ATGATTTTCCGCACCCTATGTTTCCTTTTCTGCCTGCTTACCGTCACCGCCTGCAATAGCCAGTCGGGCGCTGACGCAGGTGCCGTGAACGGATCGGAAACAGGACAAGCCCCAACCGTTCACCAGGATCTGACGGCGGAGGAATTCGCCGCAAAAATGAAGGAATCCAATACGGTCGTACTGGACGTCCGCACCCGCGGCGAAATAGCCCGCGGCAAAATTGAAGGCGCCGTTGAATTGGACTACCGCTCCCCCAACTTTGCAGCCGAACTCGCGGCTCTCGATCCCGACAAAACCTACCTGGTCTACTGCGCCTCGGGTGGCCGCAGCGCCAAGGCCTGCACGGCAATGGACGAATTAGGTTACGGCGAAGTTTACAATCTGCTGGGTGGCTACGGCGCCTGGAAGAAGTAA